In the Octopus bimaculoides isolate UCB-OBI-ISO-001 chromosome 18, ASM119413v2, whole genome shotgun sequence genome, one interval contains:
- the LOC106881825 gene encoding U6 snRNA-associated Sm-like protein LSm7, translating into MSLQQQQKRAAPAELQPQQQPQQQQQQQQQQQQQQSVTDKNKERKRKETILDLSKYLDKGIRVKFSGGREVSGILKGHDPLLNLVLDGTIEYLRDPDDPYKLTEDTRTLGLVVCRGTSVVSICPADGMEAIPNPFIQQDG; encoded by the exons ATGtcgcttcaacaacaacaaaaacgcgCCGCTCCTGCGGAATTGCAAcctcaacaacaaccacagcaacagcaacaacaacaacagcagcagcagcaacaacag TCTGTTACTGACAAGAACAAAGAACGGAAAAGAAAGGAGACTATCTTAGATTTGTCTAAATACTTAGACAAAGGAATTCGCGTAAAGTTCAGTGGCGGCAGAGAAg taagtGGTATTCTTAAAGGTCATGATCCTTTACTGAATCTTGTGTTAGATGGGACAATTGAATATCTTAGAG aCCCTGATGATCCATACAAATTAACTGAAGATACTCGGACGCTTGGTTTAGTAGTTTGCCGAGGAACCTCAGTAGTATCTATTTGTCCAGCTGATGGAATGGAAGCTATTCCAAATCCTTTTATACAGCAAGATGGTTGA
- the LOC106881824 gene encoding ATP synthase subunit b, mitochondrial, which yields MLAVRTLRSGHFGCVLKQLNGKHISVPARQSSSVVEQVKSWETANERYFGPGRDLKNFPHPAMLDQPKAVKFGFVPGSWFDFLYPKTGFTGPYVLGTGLLATALSKEIWVIDHGFADVIGFTGAFLFLIYKVGPGMAKFLEGKQQRIYEETYTKPIAKAKETFHNEIKECNDAIWSLEGQKHLFEAKKENVGLQLESAYRQRLNKVYTDVKSRLDYHVAVENTKRKFEQEHMVNWIVSSVVKSITPQQEKESIKKCIAELKTLAAA from the exons ATGCTGGCAGTAAGGACTTTAAGATCTG GCCATTTTGGCTGTGTGTTGAAGCAGCTGAATGGAAAACA caTTTCAGTTCCCGCCAGACAGTCTTCATCTGTTGTTGAACAGGTGAAAAGCTGGGAGACAGCCAATGAAAGATATTTTGGCCCCGGGAGAGATCTCAAGAATTTTCCTCATCCAGCCATGTTGGACCAACCGAAGGCTGTCAAATTTGGCTTTGTTCCAGGTTCATGGTTTGATTTCCTTTATCCGAAAACTGGTTTCACAG GTCCATATGTCCTTGGGACTGGTTTGTTGGCCACTGCATTGTCCAAGGAAATTTGGGTTATAGACCACGGTTTTGCTGATGTAATAGGATTTACTGGCGCTTTCCTCTTCCTCATTTACAAAGTTGGTCCTGGTATGGCGAAGTTTTTAGAAGGCAAGCAACAG AGAATCTATGAGGAGACCTACACCAAACCAATAGCGAAAGCTAAAGAGACCTtccataatgaaataaaagagtgTAATGATGCCATCTGGAGTCTTGAAGGACAGAAACATTTGTTTGAAGCTAAAAAG GAAAATGTTGGTCTTCAGCTTGAATCAGCTTATCGCCAAAGACTAAACAAAGTCTACACAGATGTGAAGAGTCGATTG gaTTATCATGTAGCTGTTGAGAATACTAAGCGCAAGTTTGAACAAGAACACATGGTGAACTGGATTGTTAGCAGTGTAGTGAAGAGCATAACCCCTCAACAG gaAAAAGAGAGCATCAAGAAATGTATTGCAGAGCTGAAGACTTTAGCTGCTGCTTAA